In one Arachis duranensis cultivar V14167 chromosome 9, aradu.V14167.gnm2.J7QH, whole genome shotgun sequence genomic region, the following are encoded:
- the LOC107466072 gene encoding uncharacterized protein LOC107466072 has translation MACWSAENATKAYLSTLKMGQKAKEPDVAEFISALAAGNNAQTMVVACAGAAGSTALALVAAANQTGGQVICIVNSHQNLKASKTALGTAAQRVEFMVGEAQELMVNHTFDSADFLLIDCNLDSHEEILKKVHGNNNNGTVVVVGYNAFSCNGSSWFGSRTTQLLPIGEGLLVTKFGIGSNVINSPKYGGGNRVMSRANSNKSRWVVKVDKCTGEEHVFRVRFPPQGKVIHA, from the exons ATGGCTTGTTGGTCTGCAGAAAATGCCACTAAGGCCTATCTCAGCACTTTAAAAATG GGTCAAAAGGCGAAGGAACCAGACGTGGCTGAGTTCATATCAGCACTAGCAGCAGGAAACAACGCACAAACAATGGTCGTTGCCTGCGCCGGCGCAGCCGGATCCACCGCACTAGCCTTGGTGGCCGCTGCAAACCAAACCGGCGGCCAAGTTATCTGCATTGTAAACAGCCATCAAAATCTAAAAGCCTCCAAAACCGCATTGGGTACCGCGGCACAACGAGTCGAATTCATGGTTGGAGAAGCACAAGAACTAATGGTAAACCACACTTTTGATTCAGCTGATTTTCTGCTTATAGATTGCAACCTTGATAGCCACGAAGAAatcctcaagaaagtgcatggAAATAATAACAATGGAACAGTAGTTGTTGTTGGATACAATGCATTTAGTTGCAACGGGTCTTCTTGGTTTGGTTCAAGGACTACTCAATTGCTTCCAATTGGTGAAGGACTTTTGGTAACTAAATTTGGAATTGGATCCAATGTGATTAATAGTCCTAAGTATGGTGGAGGAAACAGAGTAATGAGCAGGGCTAACAGTAACAAGAGCCGTTGGGTTGTTAAGGTTGATAAATGCACAGGGGAGGAACATGTTTTCAGGGTCAGATTTCCACCACAAGGAAAAGTCATTCATgcttaa